The stretch of DNA TGCGGCCGGCGAATTCGCCCTCGTCGTACGCGAGGTGATAGCGGCCGAACACCCCCGAGGGGATGGCGGCGGCACGAGCGCGGACCTCCTGCAGCGAGACGACGTCGGGCGCACGGTCGCCCAGCCACTCCTCGAAGCCGCGCCGCTGCGCCGCACGGATCCCGTTGATGTTGAAGGTCGCGATTCGCACGGTCACAGTGTAGGGATCCGTCCCTCTCCGCCCCCACTCCGGCGAGAGTCGTCGCCCGTCCGAGCGCGGGTTTCGCGGAGTTGGCCGATTTGTGTGTGAACTCGAGTACTGGTTGCTAGCGTTCCCTCAGTCGAGTCCACGGCGGGGGGAGTTCGTGATGCGGATCGCCAGAATACGGCGAGGTGTGGCTAGCTCGGCCCTCGCCGTGTCGGTCGTGCTCGGGGTCGCGACGAGCCCCGCACCCGCCATCGCGTCGGCCGAGACCTACGTCTTCGACGACGTCGGTTCGACGGCGGTTCCGCGGGCGGACTGCGGTCCCGGTTCGCTGCCGGAGACGGGTATGCAGGGCGACGTTCCGGCCGAAGACCGCAACAACGGACGAAGCACCCAAGGTTATCGATGCAACATGTCGCTGATCGGCGGCCTGCAGGATCGCGGTGGTGGCCTGCTGTCGGTGACCTATGACCACTGCTCCTACACCAGTACGTTCTTCCCCGGGAATCTCCTCGACCCCGACACGCCCGGCGTTCAGGTGCTCGACGTGTCGGACCCCGCCCAGCCGGTGCTGTCCACCACTCTGAACGAACCCGCGATGCTGGGCGGCACCTGGGAAAGTTTGAAGGTCAACAAGGCACGGAAATTGCTGGCAGCCACGGCCGTCCCGGCCGCCGCAGGCACCGGCTACTTCTCCGTCTACGACATTTCCGACTGCGCCCACCCCCGGTTGCTCAACCGAGGAGCCGGAACCGACGTCACCATGCCGCTGCCGTTCCTCTCACACGAAGGCGGCTTCTCCCCCGACGGCAACACCTACTGGGTGTCCGGCCCCGCCCCGGGATTTCTCACCGCCATCGACATCAGAAACCCGGCCGAGCCACGGATCACCTGGCAGGGACTGCACGGACTCGGCGGGCACGGTTTCGGTATCACGCCCGACGGGAACCGGATGTACCTGTCCAACCTCGGTGGGATCACGGTCCTCGACATCAGCGCGGTGCAGCGCGGCGACCCGTATCCCACCGTGCCGCAACTCGCCACGTATCTGTGGACCGACGGATTCTTCAATCAGCACAGCATTCCGGTGACGTATGGGGGGAAGCCCCACATCTTCACCGTCGACGAAACCGGGGGCGGTGGGATCAAGGTCTTCGACGTCGCCGACCCGGCGCACGCCGACATCGTGCAGAAGGTCAAGCTCGAGATCCAGCTTCCCGCCAACACCGCCGCGAACCTTCGGTCCTCGCAGGGCGGCTCGGTGTTCTCCTACGATCCCCACTACTGCGTGGTCGACCGCCCCTCGGACCCGACCGCACTCGCGTGCTCCTGGGAGTCGTCCGGGATCCGCGTGTTCGACATCCGCGACCTGGACGACATCCGGGAGATCGCCTACTACAACCCACCGGCACAGACCGGCAAGAATCTCCAGCTGACCAACTCACCACACGCGCTGTCGTCGCTGATCGGTGTGTCACTCTTCGATTTCGTTCCGCTCGCCCGCGCCGTCTTCGAGGGCAAGGCGGATCCGCGCGTGGCATTCGGTCCACGAGCCGGAATGGTGGCGTTCGGTGACCTGTCCGCGGATTGGTGCTTCTCGCCGCCGGAATTCCACGGCAACCAGATCTGGACCTCGTGCAGCGACAACGGTTTCATGGCGCTGCAGTTGGACGAGTCCGTCTATCAAGCACCGGCGAACCAGGATTCGACGTATGGCCAGTGACACACGGCGTTCGCGATTCCGCCGTCCCGTCGTCCTGTTGCTGTGCGCCGTGCTGCTCGGTGCCGGCGGGGTTGCGGCCGGTATGTGGCTGCAGTCGGCGCGCGAGCAACTCGTCGGCCGGGTTCAGCTGTCCCCGGCCGACGTCGGTTTCGCACAGGACATGTCGGTGCACCACGAACAAGCGGTGCTGATCGCCCAGACCCTGCCGCGGGACGTCGACCCACAGATCCGGGTCATCGCCGACCAGATCGTCGTCGCGCAGACTTCCGAGATCGCGACGATGCGCGGCTGGCTCAACCTCTTCGACGAGGCATTCACCACAGCGCATCCGATGCAGTGGATGCACGGTTCCGATCACGTCATGAGCGAACAGGGCGGCGCACCGATGCCGGGAACGGCGAGCACGAGTGAGATCAGCCGGCTCGCCGGCCTGCGCGGTGCAGACGCGGAGGCACTCTTTCTGCAACTCATGATCCGGCACCACCAAGGCGGCGTCGAGATGGCGGAGGCAGCTATCCACGCGGTTGCCTCGGAACCGATCCGCCGCGTCGCACGCGGGATGATCCGCGACCAGAGCAACGAGATCGCCGTGATGACAGCACTACTCGGCACTCGAGACGCGAAACCGCTTCCTCACCCCTAGCCCTCTCGGCTCGATCGAGGTGGCACCAGTCGTTTCGGGCGTCACGCGTGATCGAGCAACGAGGGCAGGAACCGCCGGATACTGCGGCGGGTCCCGGCCCACTCCGACGGCTATTTGCCGCGCAGACCGATCGGGTTGCCGTCGGCGTCGGCGAGCACGCACACCCGCGCCTCCGCGGCGACCTGGCGCGGGGCGCTGCGCTCGGTGGCACCTGCCTCGAGGAGGGTCGCGCGGGCCGCATCGAGATCCTCGACATCGGCGAAGGCCACCGGTCCCCCGCCCTCTTCGCCGGGATTCAAAGCGACCTCGAAGCCGTCGACGTTGTATCCGACGTAATAGGGCTGGTCGGTGTGCGGTTCGCCGAGCAAAGCGGTGTAGACGGCCTTCGCGGCGTCCAGGTCGGACACCGGAATCACCAGGCTGCGGATCGTGGCACTCATACTTGTCTCCTCAGGGTCCGGCGGCCGCATCGGCGACCGCTCGGTGTCCACGCTAAGGGCAGTCCGGGGACCGGCGCTTCTTTATTCCTGATCGGTCTGAGACCTGTTTCGCCCGGCTCAGTCGAACCGCGAGCCGACCAGGGAAGCGATCTCGTCCACGTGGTCATCGAGATAGAAGTGACCGCCCGAGAATTCGCGCGTGTCGAAGGATCCGGTGGTGAATTTGCTCCAGAGCCGCATGTCGGTGCCTGACACCGACGGGTCGGAGTCGCCGCGGATGGCAACAATCGGACATGACACGTCCGGCCCCGGCCGGTACCTGTAGGTCTCCACGGCCCTGTAGTCGTTGCGCACGCTCGGTAGCACCATCTCGGCAAGGTCGGGGTTCTCGACCAGCATCTGCACCACGTTCGAGTCCGCACCCCCGAGTCGGCGCATGTCGTCGAGCAAGGCCTGATCGCGTTCCAGGTGAAGCGTTGTCGGCTGAACGACGCTCGGTGCCGTTCGACCAGAGACGAACAATGCTGCGAGCGCGTGATCTTGTTGCTCGAACCTCCGCGCCGCCTCGAAGGCGACCGTGGCACCCATGCTGTGGCCGAACACTGCAAGACGGCTACCCGCAGGCGGAGTCGACTCGCACACAACTTGCTCCGCGATAGCGCCGATGTCGGACATCATCTCGTCGCCGATGCGATCCTGCCGGCCCGGATACTGCACCGCGAGCAACTCGATCCGCGGGAACAGTGCCTCGGCCAACGTGCGATAGGCGCTTGCCGTCCCACCACCGTGCGGAAAGCACAGCAGGACACCGGATGCATTCGGGGAGGCCTGGAAACACCTGATCCACTTCACTTACCACTCCCCGTAGTCGAGATGACGGTGGGACGCTGTTCACGGTAGCGCGTCTCGCAGGCGGTCGGCGAGACGTAGCCGGGCAGCCGACGTCGCCGGCCGTCAGGTCGCGGGCTGGAACAGTTCGACCAGATTGCCGGAAGGGTCGGCGAGCAGGATCTGACGACCGCCCGGACCGACGACCACATCGCTGCGGAATGTGACGCCGGCATCGCGTAGGCGGGTGACTTCGTCGTCGAGGTCGCCGACGATCAGGTGAATGCGATTTCTGCCCGCACCGGCATTGTCGGCAGGTGTTGCGCGAGCCCCCGAACTAGCCGGGCCCGACAGCAACAGCGTCAGCGAACCGCGGGTCACGTCGGCGAAGGCAGGGGCCGGATTCGTGTGCAGGGTGAAACCGAGGTGGCTGGTGTAGAAGTCGATGGCGGCGGCCACATCATCGACAAGGTAGCGGACGCTGACGTATTCGTCGGGTGGGGTCATCATCGCAAACTCCTTTTCACCGTGCACTTCGGCTGGGCCGTTGGTGCGCTGCCGCAGTGGAGCTTCCGCCGATCACGGATGGGCACAGTTTCCGGTACAGACGGTAGCTGTCGCGACCGTCGATGCTGCTGTGCGGGTGGCCACCACCAGCGCGCCGCCGGATAGCGCCGCCCACAGCTGCGACCGCAACGAATGAGTATCCGGCAGCACGACGGACGGACGCGCTGGCACACCAACACCACGACACCAGCGTATCGCCAGATGAATCAAGCCGGTTTGACGTAACAGACCGTACGGGTGCGAGGGAAAGCTATTCAGCCAGGTATTCGTCGTCGGTGACGTGTTCCAGCCAGGTCGTGGTGGTGGCCGGGTCGTCAGCGTTGTCGAGCATTGCCAGGTGTTCCATGAACGAGTCGGTACCGGCTCCGTGCCAGTGTTCTTCGTTCGGTGGGCAGTAGAGGGTCCGCGCACCCCGGTATCGAGAGCGTCGATCGCAAAAAGTTGATCGGCGGTGAGATCGAAGTCGAAGACATCGAAGTTGGCGGACGGCCCTCCTTGGCGTGGGGTTGGGCGCCGACTCGAGAGATGGTCGATAGCCAGAACCGGACGAGCCGCGATCTGCGGCCGCCGACGGGCCAGCGGTGTCACGATCATCCCCAGCAACACGTGCGACGGACCACTCCATTCACGGTGGCAGCGTCACTCCATAACGCGTGAGGTCAACCTACCGAGCCAGCGCTGTGATCGCACGGTCGACGTGGGCCGCAGAACCGCTGGGTACGCCCGAAGGGAGAGCCACAGAGCGGGCAACCCGCGGACACAGGAACTTCGTCGTGAACTTCTGATCAATATCGAGATTCTGTACGCCCCTGTGGTTACGCTTCGCATACTTCTTCATCTCTGTTTTGAAGCACTCTGAATGGGGTCGGCATGACGGACATCAGCACATCTCGCTTTGGGTACAAGAGGTTCACTCGCACAGTCGCGGTCGCAGGCATCGCAGCGCTCGCCATGGTAATGGGCAACGGCTCGGCGTCGGCCGGCGTGGACAATTCCAGCTCCGTGATCGATGCACGAGGAAATCGCATAGAAGTCGTCCAGGGCGACACGCAGTATCAGACCGTACCGCCGCTCGACGGCGTTCCCACCAGCGTGGAGTTCTTCCACAACGGTTACGCGGGGGTCGCCATCACGGGACCGAACTCGGAGGAGTTCGAGGGGACGCAGCTCACCGTCGGATATCAGATCGGTTACCCGGTCGCACTGGCCGGCGCGACGATCGTCCTGAACACGCCCGGCCTCGGGTTCGCAATCGGGTCGAGTAACGGCATCGACATCGGTTTCGGCCCGATGGGGTTTGAGAGCCTCGGTCTGAGCGCCGGGACCAACGCAGAACTCGCCGGCGACATCATTCCGTCGCAGGAACTCGACATCGACCTGGAGCCCGGTGGAATCACCACGGTTCCGATCCTCGAGGGCCAGGAGTTCGACGGATCGGCGGCTGTGGTCAGGATGCAGGGAGTTCACGGCTCCATCTCCGGTGCTATCGGGCCGGTCACCATCCGTCCGTACGCGATGGCGGTCACGTCGAATGGTGACACCGTGATGACTTACGGTGTGCCGCAGAAGCTCAACTGATTCACACCGCACGAACCACGATGTGCAGGCCGGCGCGACTCAGTCGCGCCGGCTTGTCGTTGCTCGGGCGGTCCGCGCGGTAAGCGGAGTGAGACATGTTTGAAAAGAACAGAATTCGTCGTTTGCCAGCCGATGCATGCGAGTAGCATTCAGTGTGTGCTGCAAGTTCGATGCAACCGATCCAGCGGCATGTCGGCCCCCGCTCACTGCCGTAGCAAGCGGTGGCGGGGGCGCGTCGCACGGACATCGACTCGCCGTCGGACGTTATCGTGCGACTCTACGGCGTAACGGGGTAGTGGCTGGTGACAGCGACCCGGTTCCAGGCGTTCATCACCGTCGCGAGCCAGCTGATCGCGGACACCTGCTCGTCCGTGAGGGAGCCGTCGTCCCAGGCGCGCCGTTCCGGAACGGAGAGAGCGGTGACCTGTTCGGCAAGAGCGAGTGCAGCGCGCTCCTTTTCGCTGAAGTACTGCGCCTCCCACCACGCCGCGACGACCGCGAGCCGATCCGTCGTCTCCCCCTTCGCGAGGGCGTCGCGGGTGTGCATGCGAAGGCAGAACGCACAGCCATTGAGTTGGGAGACACGTATCTTGACCAACTCCACCAAGAGCGGGTCCACTCCCGCCGTTTCCAAGGCGGCCTTCACGTCCGCGTCCAGCTTCATCAGACTCTTGTACACCGACGGGTGCTGCTTGCTGAGATTCACGCTGGTCATGATGTTCCCTTCGAGTAGGTTGTCGAGTGGTGGCGGGATCCGGTCGCCCACACCCAGAGATTGATTCTCGCTCTTGTGTGGTCGTAGCGGGCGACGCAGACCAGGGGCGACCCATGCGCGATCGGCCCCATCGAGTTCGAATTGCTGCTCGACATCGGAGAACGAGCACGGCAGATCCGGTCATGAAACAGGCAGCCGAGTACAGCACTTCAGGGTGGATCATCCCGGCGACCGCGGGGAGCCTCGACCCCGGCATGCAGTCGCACGTCGACTTCCTCGCAGACGCACTCGTACCCGCCGCCCTCCGCGGAACCACCCCGAGGGATAGATTTCGACCCCGCACAGGGTGGCGGGATGACCACCCTTCGGGTGTTACCGCCGGCCCTCTCCCGGAGCAGAGTTGGTGTCGTTCGCAAGACGCGGACTTCACCCACCAGGCAGGAGTAAACAATGACCTCGATCAAGACCCGCACCGCCGTCGCAGCCGCCGCAGGCGTCGCCGTAGGACTGGGGGTGTTGATGGCGCAGGGTGCCACCGCAGGCGCCGCACCCGCCGCAGAGGTCGCTCCGGACGCGGTTTCCCCGTACACCGTCCAGGTACGGGACCGCATCGGATGTGCCGACGCCTGGCCCATGGTCGCCTGCGACGCCCCGGACGAGGACCGGCCCCCGCAGGTCACCCTGGTCGAACCCGGCACCGCGCTGACTCAGCCGGGCGGCACCGATCTCTTCGGATCCTCGAGTGCCCCATTCCACGCGGCGAATTACCCCCTCGAGCCCGACGACGGCGTGATCTCCCATTCGCTCGATCCCGACATGCCCTGGATGTGAACCCATACCGTGGCGCGGTGGGCGACGACACCTGTGCCGGTGCTCGACATCGGCGGCGGCGCCGGCCATCGATCGTTCCCGCTCGCCGACGCCGGCTACGACGTCACCCCGCTCGGCAGCCCGCGGCGGTGCTGTGCCCTGGCGTGCTCGGGTACCTCGCACCACCGGCACAGTTGGTCGACCAACTGTGCCGGTGCACTGAGGCCGGCGGAGTCGTCTCGATCATGGCGGGTAACGCCCACGCGATGGCAGTACGCCCGACTCTGGAACGACGTTGAGGCGACGAACGTCGAGACTGTACGGGAGTTGTGGTGCTTAGTTGTGGAATTGACGTTTGAGATGCCTTGACCAGGGGCTTTGGGCGATGGATCAGCGTGTGGGGTGATCGTCTCATGTCCAAGGTTGCGGAACGTGGTGTCGTGGCGTGTCGTTCAGCCGGGCTTCCGTGGAGAATGGCCGTGAAGTGGATTTCATGCTGTCGTCAGCGTGTTCGGTCATCGGGGTAGTCCCGGGCCTGTGCACTGTCGCACCGAGGCGGAAGCGCCGAGCAGGAAGTCGGCGACCGCCTCGTCGACGCAGTCGATTCTCTGGCTCGCGAACACACCGTGCGACCAGGTCTGCGCCGAAGTGATAAGCCCGCTTCCGGGCCATTGCCGGTGGCGGCGTTCGGCGTCAGTCACGGGGGTCACGGGATCGTGGGTTCCTGCGACGAGGAGCAGGTGCGCACCCACTTCGGGTTGTGCTGCCGGCATTGGTTCCGTCGGCCGGTCCATCGGCCAGAATGCACACACTTCGGCTTCCAGTCCGGTGACGATCGGTTGAGGATCCAGCTCCCGCAATGCGGAGCGGCCGGCGAGGATGGCGGTCGGTGGGAGCGTTTCGGTGGAGTCGGCGCAGACGACGGTGCGGTTGGCAGCCTCACTGTTTCGCCGTTCGTCGTCGATGCCAGGGACGACCGCCTCGAGTGTCTGCAGGTCGCCTGTATGCAGGGCCCGTGCCAGGGCGTCGCCGAGGGGTTGCCACCGTTCGGTCCGGCCGAGTGCGCGGTAGACGGCGCGGTCGAACTCGTCGGCACCGATTCGCCCCGAGGGTGGGAGGTGGCGCGCCACGTCGTAGTTGCGACGCACGGCGACTGGGTCGGATCCTAGGCCAAAGCGCTCGGCGTGCTGGGCCCACCACCCGATCATCGTCTCGCGCTGTGAGAGCAGGGCCTCGGCCTGCCGCAGGCCGAATGCGTGCCAGTCGTCGCGTCCGTCCGGTCCCGGTCCCACGACGGAGTCGAGGACGAACCTGTTCACATGATCGCCGTACCGGCGGGCGTACCTGTCGGCGATCAGGGTGCCATACGAGACACCGAGCATCGAGATGTGCTGTTCGCCGAGGGCGCGACGGATGGCGTCGATGTCGTCGGCGACGCGTTATGTCCCGAAATCTGCCGCATGCGGACCGATGGCGGCGGCGCAGTCTCCTGCGGTGGCGGCTAGTGCCGGCAGAGCCGTGAGGTCCTTTGTCGGTGGAACCGGACGGTCGAAGTTGCCGCCCATCGGCCCGCAGTTCAGTGACGAGGGAGGTTGTCCGGTGTTCGGTCGGGAGACCACGCTGTGTCCGATCCCCCGGGGGTCGAATCCGATGATGTCGTAGGCGGCCAGTACTCGCTGCGGGAGCTTGGCGCCCTTGGTGGCGGCGTATTCGAGCCCGGCGCCGCCCGGGCCCCCGGGATTGACCAGTAACATCCCCCGCCTGGCGGCGGGATCGGTTGCGCGCAGGCGTGATACGGCGAGGTGCACGGTTCCCGCTCCGGGGTCGTCCGAAGACAACGGGACGAGGAGTGTTCCGCATTCCAGACCCTGCATTCCCAGATCATCGGTGCCCGTGATGGCCGAGCACGGCCCGAAGTGCAGGGTTGCGCGCCCACCATCGCCACCGCTCGTGTTCTCGAGTGTCGGCAGGGCGGCCGACAGAGGCGCGGATCCACCGATCAGTAGAGCGAAAGCGAGGGCAACTGCTGCCGAGGTGCGGGCGGAGAGACAGATCGCAAAGGGACGTAGATCGCCGTAGGGGAACACCATGTTGCTAACGATAACGATTGTCAGTATCTTTTGCTCGACGGTATTACGGGAGACGCGAGCGAAAGGTCACGTGTGGCACACCTACTCTTGGTCGAGAGCTGGGTCGGCGCGATGGGGACGTTGCTGCCGAGGGCGGTTGCCGAGCTGGGCGCCGAGTTCACGTTCCTGACACGGCGGCCCGAGCACTATCCACAATCAGCCCCCGACGGATTACCGCACCCGCTTCGCCTCGGCCGGGGTGTGGTGACCGCCGAGACGAACGACCCGGCAACGGCACTCGCCGCTGCCCGCACACTCCATGCGGACACGCCGATCGACGGTGTCCTCACCAGTTGTGACTATTACCTGCCCCTGGCGGCGCGGATCGCCGCCGAGCTGGGATTACCGGGTCCGACCCCAGCCGCTGTGGTGGCCGCCTGTAACAAGGCGCTGACCCGAGCGGCGTTGGACCGGTGCGATGTGCCGGGGCCGCGCCACGTCACCGTGCCGGCCGACGACCAGCAGCGACTACGCACCGGGGCCGAGATGGTGGGTTTTCCGCTGGTGCTCAAGCCGACCGACCTGTGTGCCGGGATGTTCGTGCGACGCGTCGAGGACTGGGCGGCGCTCGATACGGCGGCCCGCGATTTGCTCCGGTTCGAGGTCAATGCGCGCGGGCAGCGGCGGGAACCGGTGGTGTTGCTCGAGGAGTTTCTCGAGGGGCCGGAGTTCAGTGTGGAGAGCTGGATTCGGGACGGCGAGGTCCACACGGTCGGCGTCACCGACAAGAGCCTCGGCGGTGCGTCGGGTTTCGTGGAGACCGGGCACATGTTCCCGGCCGACGTCGGCGACCAGGATCATGCGCGGCTTGTTGCCGCCGCGGAGGCGGCGATTCGTGCGGTGGGCCTCGATCACGGTGTGGTGCACACCGAACTGCGGCTGACCGCGGCCGGGCCGCGCATCATCGAGATCAATCCGCGGCCCGCGGGAAATCAGATCACCGAGCTGATCAGGCACGTCACCGGCATCGACCTGCCGCGCATCGCGGTGGAGCTGGCACTGGGACGCGAGCCGGCCCTCCCGACGGTGCCGAATGGGCAGCGAGGCGGGTCGCGGGCGCTGAGTGCAGCGGTGAGCATGCTGGTGCCGGCGAGGGCGGGAATTCTGACCGGCATCGAGGGGACGGAGGCGGTCGCTGCCGATCCGGCGGTGATCGCGGCGACGTTCAAGGCGCCTGGTCACCGAACCACGGTGGGCGTGGACAACAACAGCTATCTGGGCAGCGTCATTGCCCTCTCCCATGAGCAGTCGGGGGCCCGCCGGCTCGCCGAGGGGTTGCTGTCCGCTGTCTCTGCCAGGTACGAGGAGCCTGCGCCGTGACCCCTGGCGCAAAGACCAATGCACACACTGGACCCGCAGCCGCGCTTCTCGACCGTTACCGCACCGACCCGGCACTGATACCGCCCGCCGCCGTCATGGTGTCGACGGCGTTCACCACCTTCCAGGGGGTTCGGCACAGCGGGCGCAGCGCAGGCTACCGAAACCAGGTGATCAGCCTGCGCGTAGGCGGCGCGACCGGTTCGTGCGCCGTCGAACCAGGTTCGGTGGATCCGGACGTCATTCATGCCTGCGCCGGGGTGCCGGTGGCCGAATTGCTCCGCCACGACGAACTCGCCGTTCGGGTCGCGGCGCTGGACTCCTACCTGGCGCACCAACGTCCGCACGCGTTCGATTCCCGCGCCGACACCGTCCATGTGGCACCGGGAGATTCGCTGCAGCGTTCCCTCGCTCGGGCCCGGGCGGTGACGGGTCTTCTCGACGCACCGCGACAGGGCCGGGTGTTGGTGATCGGGGTCGTCAACTCGCTGCTGGCCTGCCTGCGCGAGCGCGACCTGCGGTATGTGCCATGCGATCTGAAGGGCGGCAAAACCGAGTGGGGTGAGCCGATCGTCACCGAATTCGCCGATGGTTTGGACGATTGCGATGCGGTGCTGGCCAGCGGGATGATGCTCGGCAACGGCACCCTCGATCGACTCCTCGAGCTGGTCGCGGCGTCCGGCCGGGCGGTCCCGGTCGCCCTCTTCGCGCAGAGCGGGGCGGCGGTGGCCCGCGAACTACTCGGGCACGGGGTCGATGCGCTCTCGGCCGAGCCGTATCCGTTCTTCTGGCTCACCGGCGACACCAGCACCATCCACCTGTACCGGGCGCAGCCGCGGTGACCGTCATCGAACCACGCTGGCGCGTCGGACACAGCCCACTCGTGCGGATCACCACCCCGGTGCCCCGCCGCCACCCCGGCTACTTCGCGAAGATCGAGTCCCTCGGTTTGGGTGGTCTCAAGGCCCGCTCGGCACTCTCGATGCTGGTGGGCGCGCGCCGGCGGGGCGAGCTGCGGCCGGGTGCCCGGGTGGTCGAATCCACCAGCGGCACTCTGGGAGTCGGGCTGGCGTACGTGGCGCAGTCGCTGGGGCACCCGGTGACGCTCGTGGTCGATGGCGAACTCGAACCGGCGATGCGGAACCTGTTGCGGGCGTTAGGTGCCACCTTGGAAATCGTGGAGCGCCCGCACCCCGAGGGTGGATGGCAACAGGCAAGACTCGACCGATTGAGCCGCATCCTGGCCACCGACGCCGGGGCGTATTGGCCGAATCAGTACGACAACCCGGACAACGCCGCGGGCTATCACGGACTCGCCGACGAGATCGTCGCCGGTCTGGCCGCGGTGGGCATCGACCGGGCCGATGTCCTGGTGTGCAGCGTGGGCACGGGCGGGCACAGCAGCGGGGTCGGACTCCGGTTGCGGCAGGTGTGGCCGGGCCTGCGGATCATCGGCGTCGACGCGTTGGGGTCGAAGATCTTCGGCCAGCCCGCGGGACGGCGCCTGATGCGCGGATTGGGGAGCAGTGTGCACCCGGGCAATGTGCGGTACGAGATGTTCGAC from Rhodococcus opacus B4 encodes:
- a CDS encoding LVIVD repeat-containing protein; amino-acid sequence: MRIARIRRGVASSALAVSVVLGVATSPAPAIASAETYVFDDVGSTAVPRADCGPGSLPETGMQGDVPAEDRNNGRSTQGYRCNMSLIGGLQDRGGGLLSVTYDHCSYTSTFFPGNLLDPDTPGVQVLDVSDPAQPVLSTTLNEPAMLGGTWESLKVNKARKLLAATAVPAAAGTGYFSVYDISDCAHPRLLNRGAGTDVTMPLPFLSHEGGFSPDGNTYWVSGPAPGFLTAIDIRNPAEPRITWQGLHGLGGHGFGITPDGNRMYLSNLGGITVLDISAVQRGDPYPTVPQLATYLWTDGFFNQHSIPVTYGGKPHIFTVDETGGGGIKVFDVADPAHADIVQKVKLEIQLPANTAANLRSSQGGSVFSYDPHYCVVDRPSDPTALACSWESSGIRVFDIRDLDDIREIAYYNPPAQTGKNLQLTNSPHALSSLIGVSLFDFVPLARAVFEGKADPRVAFGPRAGMVAFGDLSADWCFSPPEFHGNQIWTSCSDNGFMALQLDESVYQAPANQDSTYGQ
- a CDS encoding DUF305 domain-containing protein, which gives rise to MASDTRRSRFRRPVVLLLCAVLLGAGGVAAGMWLQSAREQLVGRVQLSPADVGFAQDMSVHHEQAVLIAQTLPRDVDPQIRVIADQIVVAQTSEIATMRGWLNLFDEAFTTAHPMQWMHGSDHVMSEQGGAPMPGTASTSEISRLAGLRGADAEALFLQLMIRHHQGGVEMAEAAIHAVASEPIRRVARGMIRDQSNEIAVMTALLGTRDAKPLPHP
- a CDS encoding VOC family protein, which translates into the protein MSATIRSLVIPVSDLDAAKAVYTALLGEPHTDQPYYVGYNVDGFEVALNPGEEGGGPVAFADVEDLDAARATLLEAGATERSAPRQVAAEARVCVLADADGNPIGLRGK
- a CDS encoding thioesterase II family protein, which gives rise to MKWIRCFQASPNASGVLLCFPHGGGTASAYRTLAEALFPRIELLAVQYPGRQDRIGDEMMSDIGAIAEQVVCESTPPAGSRLAVFGHSMGATVAFEAARRFEQQDHALAALFVSGRTAPSVVQPTTLHLERDQALLDDMRRLGGADSNVVQMLVENPDLAEMVLPSVRNDYRAVETYRYRPGPDVSCPIVAIRGDSDPSVSGTDMRLWSKFTTGSFDTREFSGGHFYLDDHVDEIASLVGSRFD
- a CDS encoding VOC family protein, whose translation is MTPPDEYVSVRYLVDDVAAAIDFYTSHLGFTLHTNPAPAFADVTRGSLTLLLSGPASSGARATPADNAGAGRNRIHLIVGDLDDEVTRLRDAGVTFRSDVVVGPGGRQILLADPSGNLVELFQPAT
- a CDS encoding MspA family porin; this translates as MTDISTSRFGYKRFTRTVAVAGIAALAMVMGNGSASAGVDNSSSVIDARGNRIEVVQGDTQYQTVPPLDGVPTSVEFFHNGYAGVAITGPNSEEFEGTQLTVGYQIGYPVALAGATIVLNTPGLGFAIGSSNGIDIGFGPMGFESLGLSAGTNAELAGDIIPSQELDIDLEPGGITTVPILEGQEFDGSAAVVRMQGVHGSISGAIGPVTIRPYAMAVTSNGDTVMTYGVPQKLN
- a CDS encoding carboxymuconolactone decarboxylase family protein; the encoded protein is MTSVNLSKQHPSVYKSLMKLDADVKAALETAGVDPLLVELVKIRVSQLNGCAFCLRMHTRDALAKGETTDRLAVVAAWWEAQYFSEKERAALALAEQVTALSVPERRAWDDGSLTDEQVSAISWLATVMNAWNRVAVTSHYPVTP
- a CDS encoding alpha/beta fold hydrolase, yielding MDAIRRALGEQHISMLGVSYGTLIADRYARRYGDHVNRFVLDSVVGPGPDGRDDWHAFGLRQAEALLSQRETMIGWWAQHAERFGLGSDPVAVRRNYDVARHLPPSGRIGADEFDRAVYRALGRTERWQPLGDALARALHTGDLQTLEAVVPGIDDERRNSEAANRTVVCADSTETLPPTAILAGRSALRELDPQPIVTGLEAEVCAFWPMDRPTEPMPAAQPEVGAHLLLVAGTHDPVTPVTDAERRHRQWPGSGLITSAQTWSHGVFASQRIDCVDEAVADFLLGASASVRQCTGPGLPR
- a CDS encoding ATP-grasp domain-containing protein, producing the protein MAHLLLVESWVGAMGTLLPRAVAELGAEFTFLTRRPEHYPQSAPDGLPHPLRLGRGVVTAETNDPATALAAARTLHADTPIDGVLTSCDYYLPLAARIAAELGLPGPTPAAVVAACNKALTRAALDRCDVPGPRHVTVPADDQQRLRTGAEMVGFPLVLKPTDLCAGMFVRRVEDWAALDTAARDLLRFEVNARGQRREPVVLLEEFLEGPEFSVESWIRDGEVHTVGVTDKSLGGASGFVETGHMFPADVGDQDHARLVAAAEAAIRAVGLDHGVVHTELRLTAAGPRIIEINPRPAGNQITELIRHVTGIDLPRIAVELALGREPALPTVPNGQRGGSRALSAAVSMLVPARAGILTGIEGTEAVAADPAVIAATFKAPGHRTTVGVDNNSYLGSVIALSHEQSGARRLAEGLLSAVSARYEEPAP
- a CDS encoding Rossmann-like domain-containing protein, which translates into the protein MTPGAKTNAHTGPAAALLDRYRTDPALIPPAAVMVSTAFTTFQGVRHSGRSAGYRNQVISLRVGGATGSCAVEPGSVDPDVIHACAGVPVAELLRHDELAVRVAALDSYLAHQRPHAFDSRADTVHVAPGDSLQRSLARARAVTGLLDAPRQGRVLVIGVVNSLLACLRERDLRYVPCDLKGGKTEWGEPIVTEFADGLDDCDAVLASGMMLGNGTLDRLLELVAASGRAVPVALFAQSGAAVARELLGHGVDALSAEPYPFFWLTGDTSTIHLYRAQPR